TACACTAAATATTGAAAATTTATAGCAACTGGAAATAATATATCACATCATGATTTATTTGGCAAGCAGTCAGCTGACTGCGTGACAAAAAGCATTACTACCTTGAAGGGCATTTCTAACCCACTGATTTACAGagttaaaaaactagaaatattaCACTGAAATGTGGGATTAATTGAGGAAAAAccatagagaattttttttaaaaaggaaatgacagaCTCCAAACACAAGATAGAGCGTAATAAGAAATGATGCATTAGAAAGTAGAGAGGAGAAAACTCttatagaggaaaaaaacatttcttcaaaCCTCAGGTATTAGACTCAAATCAGTCCTTGGAATGAAACACACTGAAAGTTTGACTTCAAGTTTCCTGACTGTCACCATCTACCTGACATTTTATTGCGCAGATTCAAGGAGCTTATATTACATTTGTaattgaaatttaataaaaaatgagccaccaatgcattttttttttaccaattcaTTTTTTAGAATCTAAAAGACTAAAGAGTTCCAGAAGTAAAGACAATGAATGGGGCATTCTATTTATAACAACTCATAGAAAAAGCTTTTCAACAAATATGTCTGTCCTGATTTTGtggctattttctattttattttcctatattaTATGCCCAATGGCATGTTTCCTGTGGCAACAtgataatcattattattatcattgacaTCGCCATCACTGTTAAAGGAGAAAAAGTGAGAAGCAGCAACAGCTGCTTATCGAGCTCCACTGTGTGCCCATATCTGGGTGCTCTAAGTGCTGAAGACACTTTTATTAATTCTCAGGAAAACCCCcaggaagatgaaagaaaacaattctgaaaTCTGCAAGACTATTATGGAATGTTACATTCTgtagtatttcattttactttaaaaataatatttattgtatttttttcagttatgaaagtataataatatactttaaattCACAGTAAATGGAGAAAAATCTCCCCTATTTCTACCATCCAGTGATAACTATCATGTTTTTATGCATCGCCGGCCAGTCCTTTCCTATTTTAGCTGCATATCTGGAAATCTTCTATACTGACAATTTGAGCGAGGagaatgttatggactgaatgtcaacgtgcctccaaaatttatatgttgaagcactaacccctaatgtgattatatttggagatgaggcctttggaAGGTAATCAGGATTAGATGGGGTCATGAaaatggagccctcatgatgggattagcacCCTCATAAGAAGAGATATCAGAgagcttgttctctctctctgccatgtgagaacacagcaagaaggtagtcatctgcaagccaggaatagAGCTCTCACAGGAATCCAACCATTTTgccaccctgatctcagacttccagcctacagaactgtgagaaaataaatttctgttttttaaaccacccagtctgtggtattttgttatagcaggccAAGCTGACGAATGTAGGGAGTCTTCCTTAGTGACTCATTTGAGTTCTAAGCTGTGATAACTGTAGATAAAAAGAGCAACAATAATGAGAAggctatggggaaaaaaaaaaaaaaaaacttccagaagTTCATAAGAGCCTTcataaataaatgtcattttaaatcaAGATTTTTTCTGACTATAAAATTGACATGCTCATTATAGAAAACTTGAAAAGCCACATAGATAATTATGGTGCCCACCCCGATCACATCACTCCAATCTACCCACTagtaacaattttatttatccCCAAGAAGGCCTTAAGACTAcatgatttctttaaaacatagTAAAAGATAGATCTCTATTAAAACTAATCAATATAATATAGATTTCCCctctttattgagatacaatctTTCAGCATTTACAAATATCTAAGTGCAATCTTTACAAGAGTTAACTGTAAATTAAGGGTGAAAGGGCCAacgttcctttccttttttttttgaaattctcatAATTTTAATGGTCAATAGCTTCTGGTTGGCTCTGGATGGTACAGGTAAACAACATACTTAAtgacaccccccgcccccaaccagGCGCATTCACATCCCCTCTGTAGCATTGCTTCCATCACATCTTGCTGCCTGGTCGGACTTCCACagcctcaggcccccgtgggttACGGAAATCCACATCTTAGTGTGatgagctaaaaaaaaaaccctggtacACTTGTGatctgttatttctttaaaataacaaacGTGAAGCCAGATGCCTACCCGGGCTCCGCTGCCTCACAGAGCAGCACAGGTGCTATGCCACCTCGCCGGCCGGGCTGCCTGCTCCCCCTACTCCGCCCCGATCATACAGCGCAGAGCTCGAAAATCTTCTTTACATAGTACACCAGGGCCGCCAGTGCTCTCGCGTTGTGCCGTCTCTTTCTGTGCAAGTCGTCCTTCAGGACCAGCACCACCCGGGAGGAGGAGGTGAGTGTGCGCAGGGGCAGCCGGGACAGTCTGCAGGCGTCGTACTCCACCAGGTACTTGCAGCAGGGGTCGAAGTGCCAGAAGATGCCGTAGAGGGTGCAGCAGGCCAGGCTCAGCATGCCCGTGGGCAGGGAGATATAGTGGGAGTAATCCAGGGGCAGCGCCAGTGGGGTGAAGAGGCAGGCGGTGTCCGCCAGCACGGTGGTCTTGTGCAGGCAGTTGCCCACGGTGATCCAGCGGCCAAAATCTCCTGAGATTTCAGATTCAAGTCTAAAGTAactatatttacatgtatatacgtatgtatatatacatgtataaatatgttGTGTACTGCAATACGCTTTGTAGTCCCATATTTTACACCTTAAATTCTTGATAGCGTTTGTTAAAATTTCAGGTCTCAATCATGTAGGCAACAGGAAAGGAAACCCTCGGCTTTCCTCTCAGTCAATTTCTAAGGCTTTACGTTAGCAATGACCACAACTGCCAACTTCTAAATGGGTTAAAAAGGAGCTTTTCACTGAACTTCTAAAAATTACATACTGCTGAAGAAAGATCAGAATGGAGTTAGAAACATAGAAAATCCTATTGACCTATACATATCCGAGTTAAAATTTCACCAAATggtgaaacacattttaaaaataatattttaacttttactaattttcttaaattaaccagCCTTTGTATTTCCTCCCAAACTTATTTTCCTTTAGCCACAGATGTcccaaaataccaaaaaaaaaaaaaaaaaggaaagaaaaaaagaagatgaaagaaagaaaaatgggtatTGTGGAAGTCACTTTAATAAGGATCTATTTCTTCTGTccttatttatatttctgttcttaCAATAAGAAGTCAATTTCAAGAACTCATACCTAAAATCATAAGCATAGAGAAAAGACAATGGGAGAATATCAGTAAGATCTAGGGAGGAGAAGAGATGCAAAATACACAGACATATTAGATGATCTATTGATTCTGCCCAAGAAGATATTCAAAATGCTGAACCAGAGAAAGACATGAGGAAATATAAGcatgaaaaataaaggcaaagaaaatgacTGGCATGGTCACACCTTCTCTACCGCTTCAGTCTGAGGAATTCAGGGagaataaattttatctttttctttttttaaaacctctaaaACTAAGATAAATGactaaaaacatatatttaaggAGGACTACAGAAGGAAACTATCTCACAAGTCCTGATATGGCTCAATGTTGTACACGGATGTTGCCTTTCAAAATAGATACTAAATGCACATGCTCAATAACTCAAGCACTGGTCCAGAATAGAGAGTAAAAAAACTTAAGACATATGCTGTAACACCCTGAAAAGTGGAGTTTTAGAAGGCAGAGCAACATTTTATTCCCAATCGCCAAAGAATCTTCATCAGAATATCTTTAAATGTTATTTCTAACAGGTATTCTAAAATAAGTTATGTAGTGATCTTCAAATACTCATCTAGATTGTGCTTCACAAATAAGCAAGCTCTCAAAGCAGATAACTGTAGGCCTTCCTTAGAGATGGGGTAAGTGAAATACAACATAAAACAGCTTTTCCCAAAGTCCACAGAACCCAAATGCTCTGTGAAAAGGGGCTTGCAGggtcaaataagtttgagaaatgATTACTGGGGATTCCCAATGCATATTAGCATTAATCACTCTGGGAAGTCCTACAGTAAAGTATTCTATTTACTCTGATTTTTTCCAATATTATTCCTCTAGAAGTCaattcttgggggaaaaaaaatagaactttaatGATGTTAAGCTCGGGATTATATACTAAAGTGAAGAGTCAAAACAATGATTTGGATTCTTCAAGAGAAAACTTGCCATGATTACccccaatttaaaataattgagggCTTAAATATCCAGATCACCTTGTCAGCTTCTGTCACTCAAGTCATTTACTGAGAGCCTGCTCTGAGCCCAGAGCAATAAAAGAACGGACACAGACTCCCATGCTCTCTGATTCAGCACTCCACGTCTCAGGTGACATTCTTCAAATAGTCTTGAGATAGGAAAAGCACGaagttgttttgcttttataatattaacatattttggTTAAAGATTGCAAGAATGTGGGGAAAAAAGTTTCGGGGGGGGTAAAAATAACAACTTAAGTGTGTTTGCTTCATTCCCCATGAGtaagaaaaaatatctgaattGAGTATCTCTTTAAGTTACTCCTTTccatatattcataaaataatactTGTAATAATACTTCATTTTGTACATCCAGATTATAACTCCTACTTAAAGATTCATACCCAAGACTATTTTATATACATCATCCAAAAGATGCAAAATAGGTATCTGATGGGCAAACAATAAATCACTGGAATCGAACCCCTAGCAACCATCTACCCAATGGGCCCAGCTTGCTGATTCTGGAATCAGCCATGAATATTAGCAAGCCAACGAGTGCAGGGATTACAGCAATGAGGATGAAGGTCAGGTGGAAAgactaaaataagtttattttatctctgcttttatctttttttttttttaataatctctgGATTTTTCTATGACATGTCTGCTATAGTTGATAATAAATTTAGATACAGGAagttctctcattcattcaataaatatatactgagCATCTATTGGGTACCGCTCACCTTGCCAGGTGTGTGAGATACCAAGTAGGTATGAACAAGATTCATGGGCATACCTCTCTACCATGGAGCACAGTCTAGATCCTTGTTAtgcaaagtgtggtccacagacaGCAGCACTGACATCACCTGAGAGCTTTTTAGAAATGCAGTATCTCAGGCCACGACTCAGCCAACTACTGAATCTGAATCTCCACTTTCATTAGGTCCTCAGGTGACTTGGGTGTTCTAAATGACTTTAGGTGTCCAACATATACAAGGGACAAGACTGATCAGTGCAAAAGAGACTAGGACAACTTTACTGGCCAAGTACATTTAGAAAAACATGAAGCTACTCTCAAGAGCTATCCAACTTGGCATAAGTGTACAGCAACCCTAGGAGTAAACTCTCTGGAGAAACTTTGCCAGTAAAGATGCCTTTACTACCCTTTTTGTGTTTGCCAAACCTTATGTTCCCCTTAAACAGCAAGAAACAGTTTTCAATTCCTCTCTAGGAACTGTGGACACTGAAATGGTGAGTGGGTGGAATATCAAAAAAAGCAGTATCATTTAGTCACAAAAAGTAACAATTATGTTACTGCTGAGTGTCACAATGTGCTTTCCTTTCAAATACAGGAAGAATTACTGGTTTCATTTTAATATCAGgccaagaaagaaaatacaagcatTTTTTTACAGAGCATGGAATTCGGTGTGATCACATATCGGTCTACGGACATTAATCAACAAACTTAGGGCCAATTGGTTTAAAGAGAAGACGTGATCTAATGTTCAGGAAACATCCCTACATAATTATATTACactttatttagaataaaattctaGACTATTATTACTGGATACCACAGAGGCTCTTGAAGgcttcacttttaaaaatcatctagtTGTAGTTGCAAACATAACTGAGCAGTCTTTGGTCCAGCTATCTGAGTAATGCCTTGCCTTTGGAAGGATTTACTGTGTGGAATTCACCGTGGTTATGTGAGCCCAAGTAAAGCGCTCCACAAAGAAGTCAACTTGGGCCTAAGGCACAttaggaggaaaaacaaaaaaccaaaaactcttCTTCTTGGGCCTTTATCAAACTATAAAAAGATGATGACCTAGATTAGAAGATGACATGGGACATGCTGTTTTTTCGTCTTGCTGTTTTTGTGTTTGTCTGTTTATTCAGATGGTATCTAATTCTTTAGAGCAAAATGTACAAGCGCAGAATCAGGTTGGGCTAGTTCAAATTAAAAGCAATTAGGGTgttcttgggtttttttaaaaatacatttatttatttatttatttttggctgcattgggtcttcgttgctgcatgtgggctttctctagttacagagagcgggggctactcttcgttgcggagcatgggctctaggcgcccaggcttcagtagctgtggctcacaggctctagagcgcaggctcagtagttgtggagcacgggctttgttgctccacggcatgtgggatcttcccgaaccagggctcgaacccgtgtcccctgcattggcaggcggattcttaaccactgtgccaccagggaagcccaattacaGTGTTTTGATGTTTCTTTTCATGGTCTCAATGGCCTACTTCTGACTCATTCTTCATCAAGCCCATGCCCCAGGCATGCATCCTGCTGTCCTGTCTCTGTACACACTACTAatgacacacagggagaagatatGTCTCTAGTGGTTCTTGCTGGACACTATGTGACCTCTGAGGTTTTGGTCTCCATGTattaatttgttgttgttgttaacagaCTCATGTCTAACAAAAAGAGCTAAAGATAAAACAATGCAACTGACCCTTAGAAAGTCACAAACCTGGATGCACATCAGTTTTTTATGTCTTTGGGCAAGATACTGAGCTTTCCTGAAATAAGACCGTGCTCAAGAGCATGTTATGAAAATTACAAGTGATCTGTAATGCATGAAAAGTACCTATCCCGGAACTCCCTCAAGAGAATAAAGGGTTGCCATTATAAGCCAACAATAGTATAGAAGCCCCTATCCATCCCCCAGTTCGGTAAGGTACACATGTAAAAGACAGTAGCTTCTATTTTTAGTCCACCCTGTTTAATCTTCGTGTGTTCCTAACCTTGTTAATCCTATAACCTAAGGTTGTTATGAGACTTAAATGAGTGACAACATGTACACCTTCCAGTGTAATACCTAACACACACTACgtgctctctccttccttcctgtttccaGCTGTGGcagtatctgtttcttttttgtctatttgctcaacttctttttcttttaggaacTACATCTCCCCAACTCCCTGTGGTTTTAGTGGGGTTTTCTAGTCTGACCCACAGTGGCAAGCACCATGGATCCTCTGGACGCTGACTGATCCAGGGGTGAATTCATTAAGCCATCAAGGCCAGTCAGAGTTCTTTGAGGGGACTGACACAAAATCAAGGACCTCTCCTTATGTGAGATTATGAATGATAAGAGAAATATGGGCCTGTGGCTGGTTGTGGCCTTCTGTGATACCATGTATTAAGAATCTGCCTAAATGATGGGGCCCTTATAATATCATTTGAACAGCTAGATACAGCTGTATCTGAATCATCTACTCTCCATAACATCAAAATACAGTAGCAGGGTTTCATTCACTTGTAACCAGAAGAGTATAATACACAAGAAACAGTGTGAAAGATAACAAAAAATATAGTtagatataatattttataagaacaCAGGCAAGTCAGAAATGGGTAAGGCCACCACAGAAGAGTCAAGAAATCTCCAGAAAGCACAGGACTCTAATATGGGATATGGAGATAGATAAGAGCAAGATtatcaagaaaattaaatgttttccaGCCAGAAGTAATAATACACGCAAAGTCAAGAGCACTCAATGTGATGTCCAGcacataatatttaattaatataagtTGAAGGAATAACAGAACAAGTATGGACCATGTATCAAAGAAGAGTAAGACAGGACTGATTAAAAAGTATAGATCACTTTTAGTTGCAGTGAAGTAGGAAATGAAAGGAAGATGGGGCTGAATGATAAGCACTCTTCAGAATCAAGTGAGGAGTTTGTACTTGAATCTGGGAATCATTTACAAGCTGGTAAAAAGAAGGCAATAAGATGGCTTTGGGGAAGTTAATAATAAAAACCAAAGCTAAAATGGAACTTGTGACAGTAGAAATGATGAGTCATCAGCCTAGTGGTGAAAGAATTCTCAGATATAGTTGAGAATCAAGTATAGAAAAAACAGTGGAGGAATCACCAAAAGAAAGATGGGTAAAAATTGATGGAAATCATGAAAAGTTTGCAGAGAATAAGAGAGTGAAgtttcaagaaagaaagggactcaAAGAAAGGTTTGAAGACActaaagactaagaaaaaaaattaggatatCACTGGGGACATAAGGGCGGTTTCAATGGAGTTGTGTTATCTTAATTGGAAACTGAATCCCAGTGTTTTAAATCCCAGAGTCAGGGGTGATTGCTGAGTCATTCAACAACAGTACTGCACAGGGCAAGAACCAACCAGAATAGATGCCACCTGGAGCACAGAAACCAGGTCTGGGAAGTCCCTGTGCGGACAGGGGTTAACTCTTTAGTTGCTGGATTTGGGGGGTCCCAGGGTAAGAGCTAGAGTGCGACAGGTACTCTGAGGGTTTGGGGTAACCATAGaactatttcaatattttaacaatcagTATAGCTATACCTATGCCTCTCAGTTGAGTATCAACCCTACATAGAAAGCTGCTGCAATTAATAGTGAGAGTTTCCTATGTTTCCAATGCATGGAAGGGAGCACTGGCTAATCCAAAATCATATCCATGTGCCTGTAAGACAGCCTAATACAGAACCTCTCCAGTACCAACCTGTGGACTAGGTGCATCACAAACTAgttttttgtggttgtttgtgtgtgtgtgtatgtttgtgttttaACTAACAGTGACTTGGCCTCTAAAGACATTCCCTTTAAGGACAGGGTGACACAAAAATTTGTACCTATTTGCAAGTTCCTTGGGCTGGGGAAAAACacatcaaaagatttttttttatgcctACATTTTCTTCCCCATTTATGCTACAATATAAATGCATTTGCATTATCTGAATATACAGATGGGAATAGCACAGGACAGAAGCAAACAATGTTTCTCCATTCTGGTATTAAAAATGGATTAATAACAACATCAGCTAATGTGTATTGATTACTAAGGCAAGCACTGTGCTagaaaatctcatttaatcttaccCATAACCCTATgaattaagtatttattttacCCACTTTATAGGTCAGGATATCCACAAAAGGGAAATAACTTAcctaagattttctcttttgttgaaaTAACTTTCTGGGCTCAAGAGGGTGCCATATCAACAAACCAAAACTTACAACTTTCATGTCCCTGTAAATGTTCTACTAGACCAGAAACACAGTATACCCAGTCAGCCAATCCCCAAACACTAAACCAACTCTGGGCTCGGTACTTATTCCCTTATTCCTTTTCACCTCAAACAAGGTTGACTATGCCGCCCCAGCCAATCAgatgctttctatttttctcttccttgttctcttTTCCTTATCCTGTAAAAGCTTCCTACCTTCCACCCCATTTTGCAGTTCTCCACATGAAGACTGCCTGCTTCATGATAACACTTCATGAAGTGTTTGTTTGTATCAGAGTAATTATCTTCtctaatcattttttaaacacctttcaTAAACTGGAATGATTCCTTCCACATAGCCTTCCCTTGAATAGGAGTGAGAAGGCCACACACTGTGACCTTGCTGTTCCCAGGACAACCTCAGGACAGACTGGCCTCAACGACAGTCAGCCACCTAGAAGCTGGGCTCTTTTGGTCCTTTCTTCCACACAGTACTTTTAGCCTTTAAAGATCACAGAGCAAGGTCAAAAGAAAACAGTGAAGATGTTGGGAcgagaggaaaaggaggaagaaatttcAGAAACTGCTTCCAGATGACAGGGTAGCCCCTCGGTGTGTGCAGCCTGCCCTCCCAAGGTTGGATCCATGTCATCTTTCACAAACATTTGAATACAAAGAATGCTTGAATTCCCAGAAATTCAGTGAAATACTACTTTGCAAAATTGTGAATGCATTTCAGGGAATAATAAAAAGACGGACACCTGACACTCCTATTCTCTTCAACACTCTTTGGAAAAAGATCAGGTGAAGAAGTTCTCCTTACTGGCCTTCCAGCAACCTGAACTTGCTCTTCCAATTCCTTTTAACACTCCCCCAAAGCCCCCAACAGCCCTGGTTTGGGGCCTCATTCTCAGGATCTCCAAAACATACTGCAAATCCTTCTATGTTCAACAAGCTTGTCTCATGGAAAAAGCAACAGGCGGCAGAGGAATTCAGGCCACCCCAAGTCACCAACAAGGCCTGAGGGATGTGGAAAGTGGACCATGCCTTAGGGATGAGGCATGTGACGGCCAGTACACTGTCATTACTGAAACTTGACGGGGGAGTTCACTTGAGGCCTGTGGTTGACTTCTCAACTCCGCTGGAGCGGGGTGCGCACGTCAATAAGGAAACTGCAATGCCTAAATAAACAATAAGCTGGGAACCTGAGCACCAAcaagggagagggcaggggctgcTGGCCTGAGCAGAGCTGGCCAAGATggagcaaacaaaacaaagctttaAACTTTGCAAGAATGCCATGTCAATTCAGACTCCCCAGGCAGGCCCTCTGAGAGTCCAAATTGCCAGTCACCAAGCCTCCAGACTCAGTAGAATTTTTAAAGCAGGACACTTTGTTCAATCCCTTCATTTGCCAAATGAGAATAGTGAGAGCCAGAGGGGACAAGTGACTTGCCAAGGACCCAACAAAGTCCCTGGGTCATTTATTATACCACAGGCCTACTGGGagttgctatttttttctccactgGTTTCTCATTTCAAAGACACTTGTAAAGTCTTTCCACATGCAAACTGTGTGTGTATTCAGAGCTAAGACTCTGAAGTAAGCTTGTTAAATTCTTTCTCTCTGGTGGTCCTTGCTCAAAGGTaccatctctattttttttttttttaacaggtaaAATTCAATTTTCAGACTGaaaaggaagggatggaggagcAGAGAATTCCTTGAGCATCTATTGTATGCCAGGATTTTCCCGTGCCTTAAGCCATTTTAATTCTCACTGCAACTCTGCGCAGCCTGGTATCATGGTCCCATCTCACAGAAGAGAAAGCTGGACTTCAGAGAAGCACTAAGTGGCAGGACCAGATTCTCAATTTCCATAAATAACATAACTTTCTCCACTTTGGAGCCTTTTCAGttcagcaaaagaaaccagaatAGAAGAAATTGTGTATCTTTAAGCCTTTTGATAGATGGTTTTTCTTTCAACAAACTTATTGATGTTTTTCCTAAATTATAATTCCTGATCATCCCTATATAATGAATGCACACtactgaaaacataaaaatataggggggaaaaagaagaaaaaaatcctttctaatCTCCCCTTCTAGAATTAGTGTCAACATTTTGGtacgttttttttccccaagctttTATTGCACACTGATAAATATAACCTCTTTATATATTATTAAGACTCTAACTACTATACACCTTAGAAATGCATCTCCTAGTTGGTTATtctataattcattttattttttaatctttgagtAACCAAAGTTATTGACCCTTTCTTTTataatatcttcattttttaataatggctttattgatatacaatatatataccataaaattcacttttttaaagtgtacaattcagtggtttatgcaaccatcaccacgatctaattccagaatagtttcatcaccccaaattgttgtacctattagcagtcactcctttttctcctctccccttAGCTCCCTGCAACcagtaatctactttctatctctatggatagGCCTatactggacatttcatataaatgcaatcatataaGATGCCTTCtgcaactggcttctttcatttagcatgttttcaaggctcatcaatgttatagcatgtatcagtccttcatttcttttcattgctgaataatattccactatatagatataccatattttgtttattcatacaAGATagtgaacatttgggttgctttaGGTTTTTGACTATTATTAACAATTAtaatatgaacatttgtgtataggtttttgtgtgtaCACGTTTTCAATTTGTTTGGGTgtatatggtaactctacattttacattttgaagaactgccaaacagttttcaaaAATGGACTCAACCATTTTAGATTCCTACCATCAATATATGAGGGTCCAGCTTTTCCATATCttcccaacacttgttattgtctgtctttttatcttagccatcctagtgggggCTAAGTTTTATCTaattgtggtttagatttgcatttccctgatgacaaatCACactggacatcttttcatgttcttattggccatttgcatgtttCCATTgaagaaatgcctattcaaatcctttgcccaatttttaatagcattatttgtctttttatttttgagtttttcttcctttatttttcaatgAACTTTGTAATTAAAGTATACTACGCATAGGAAAGTAGCCAAATCACAGGTTTTCAGCGTGATGAATTATGATAAAGTGAACACGGTTGATTACATACAAACCAtatcataaaatagaatattacttcTACTCCAGAAGCTTCGTTCACGCCCCCTCCcaacctccccaccctccctcctcctccagatTAACCACTATCCAGACATCTAACACCATTGAttacttttgtctatttttggaacacatataaacagaatcatattgtatgtattcttttgtgtctggcttctttccacactgttttggAGTTATTCAATTATGTTGTTACATGAAGCAATAGCTTGGTCCTTCTCATTGCCATATAGCATTTCATTGTGTGAATATTTCactgtttatttatccactcCACTGTTGATagctatttcatttgtttcaagtttTTGGTTATTCCATATGTAATTATGTTTTGTACTTTCTACTTAAATTAGTTCTTGCTTACCATTGTTAGATTTGCTCCtagatattttgggttttttaatacCATCCTAAATtatattgttttctaaatttcatttcataattGTTTGTTACTGGTATGCAGatgattcatttttatatactGACCAGCTGTTTAAGTTCATTTATTAATCTAGTAGTTTATATATGGATTCATTGAGATTTTTTATGCACAAAATTATGGTGCCTGTGAATAAAagggttttatttcttcctttataattCTTATACCTAGGATATCCAGAATATTGTTGAGTAGAAGTGATAGTAataggcattcttgtcttgttccttatatTATAAGGAAagctttatatattttaccattaaatatgatACTTGCTGTAGCTTTCTTGTAGCTACCTCTTATCAGATTA
This genomic interval from Balaenoptera ricei isolate mBalRic1 chromosome 11, mBalRic1.hap2, whole genome shotgun sequence contains the following:
- the LOC132374239 gene encoding transmembrane protein 11, mitochondrial-like; this translates as MGDFGRWITVGNCLHKTTVLADTACLFTPLALPLDYSHYISLPTGMLSLACCTLYGIFWHFDPCCKYLVEYDACRLSRLPLRTLTSSSRVVLVLKDDLHRKRRHNARALAALVYYVKKIFELCAV